CCGCCAAAAACCGGGCTCAAATGAAACGGCTGCCCGGCTGATGCTGATTCGCGAATTTGTTTCAAATCCGCGCCGCCAAAAATGCGCTCGGCTGATGCCAGCAATGCGCGCCCCTGCAACCGGCTCGCTCGATTGGCGACATGGTTCGTCGTAAAGGAATCGCACAACAAATCGAGACGCAAAAGTTCCGCCGGCTGGTCGTAAGCGCCCAGCATGAATGGCAGCGAACCCTTTCCAAATTGCCACAAACTGGCCTCGATGAAACTTCGCAGTTCAGCACGATTGCGCAGTTCGCCGTGCTGCCATGTTGCCTCGAGTCCGCCGGAGTGGGCGAATCCGCCGGTCGGGAAAGCCGAATCCGCCAGTTGCCAAATCAACCACTGATCGCCGGCGATTTCTGCCTCGCCGCCAGCCTTGGCAAATTCTGATTCTGGTTGTACGCGCGCGAACACAACTTAAAAAAGATGATAGCGTTGCGCGAGCGGCAGGATTTTTGCCGGTTCGCAAACGAGCGATTCGCCATCCGCAGTCACGGCGTAGGTTTCCGGATCAACCGTGATGCGCGGCGTGGCGTCATTCCATCTCATGTGGGACTTGCCGAGGTTGCGACAGCCGCGCACGGCCTCAAGGCGTTTCGTCAGACCGTAAGTTGAAACAACTCCGCGCTCTTTGCTCAATGCGCTGACAAAGCTCACCGAAATCGGCCCCGGCGCGCGGCCAAATGCGCCGAACATCGGCCGCATAAAAA
The Verrucomicrobiia bacterium genome window above contains:
- a CDS encoding urease accessory UreF family protein, whose translation is MFARVQPESEFAKAGGEAEIAGDQWLIWQLADSAFPTGGFAHSGGLEATWQHGELRNRAELRSFIEASLWQFGKGSLPFMLGAYDQPAELLRLDLLCDSFTTNHVANRASRLQGRALLASAERIFGGADLKQIRESASAGQPFHLSPVFGGVVRALGIGRRTVAELFFFTYMRGLTASAVRLGVIGPMEAQSLQHQCASPAVEILDHCEMLTVDDVAQTAPLLDLWQGAQDRLYSRLFQS